The following coding sequences are from one uncultured Desulfobacter sp. window:
- the mpl gene encoding UDP-N-acetylmuramate:L-alanyl-gamma-D-glutamyl-meso-diaminopimelate ligase, whose protein sequence is MADSIKRVHLVAACGTGMGTLACILKKMGYIVTGSDQNVYPPMSDFLGDNGITLFSGFDPANISEAPGQVPDLVIIGNAVTRDNPEAVAVMERGLDYISMPQAVNRFIAQGKKIILVTGTHGKTTTSAIMAHLLETAGLRPSFMIGGILKDYNSSFKIGDGEYMVIEGDEYDTAFFDKGPKFMHYDPHITIMTGIEFDHADIFDDLDHICRAFDGLVSKIKDKSQIIACKDNVNLMQVLAQAGVVDCGTYGADAMWQVTDHRLGSEPDPATGRLHTLARITGPGTDLNIQTDLPGRHNLLNATACIAAARSLGVDESDIAHGLSTFSGVKRRQEIRGQVNGITVMDDFAHHPTAVKETIAAVKPFYPKGRLVAVFEPRTNTSMRNIFQETYPACFDLADLVCICSPGVKKNIPEAERFSPERLTEDICKRGRAAHHFDDPGQVVDFLAPALKPNDLVLVMSNGGFGNIHQRILERLG, encoded by the coding sequence ATGGCTGATTCAATCAAGCGGGTTCATCTGGTGGCAGCCTGTGGCACCGGCATGGGCACACTGGCTTGTATCCTTAAAAAAATGGGTTACATTGTTACGGGATCAGATCAGAATGTCTATCCGCCCATGAGTGATTTCCTTGGGGATAACGGGATTACATTATTCAGCGGCTTTGACCCGGCCAATATCAGTGAAGCGCCGGGCCAGGTTCCCGATCTTGTGATTATCGGCAATGCCGTGACCCGTGATAACCCCGAAGCCGTTGCCGTAATGGAAAGGGGGCTCGACTACATATCCATGCCCCAGGCGGTGAACCGGTTTATTGCCCAGGGCAAGAAGATCATTCTGGTCACCGGCACCCATGGTAAAACCACCACCTCCGCCATTATGGCCCATTTGCTGGAAACTGCAGGGCTTCGTCCCTCATTTATGATCGGGGGGATTTTAAAGGATTATAACTCCTCATTTAAAATAGGTGACGGGGAATATATGGTGATAGAGGGGGATGAGTATGATACGGCCTTTTTTGATAAAGGGCCGAAATTCATGCATTATGATCCCCATATAACCATTATGACGGGCATTGAATTTGACCATGCAGATATTTTTGACGATCTGGACCACATTTGCCGGGCATTTGATGGGCTGGTGTCAAAGATCAAAGATAAAAGCCAAATTATTGCCTGCAAGGACAACGTTAATTTGATGCAGGTATTGGCACAGGCCGGTGTCGTTGACTGCGGGACCTACGGTGCCGACGCCATGTGGCAGGTGACCGACCACCGCTTAGGCAGTGAACCTGATCCCGCTACGGGCCGCTTGCATACCCTTGCCCGCATCACCGGTCCCGGCACGGATCTTAACATACAAACGGATCTGCCCGGGCGGCACAACCTTCTCAACGCAACTGCCTGTATTGCCGCGGCCCGCAGTCTGGGCGTCGATGAGTCTGACATTGCCCATGGGCTTTCAACCTTCAGCGGGGTGAAAAGACGCCAGGAAATACGGGGGCAGGTGAACGGTATTACGGTGATGGATGACTTTGCCCATCACCCCACAGCGGTTAAAGAGACCATTGCTGCGGTCAAGCCGTTTTATCCCAAAGGTCGGCTGGTGGCCGTGTTTGAGCCTAGAACCAATACCAGCATGAGAAATATTTTTCAAGAGACCTATCCGGCATGCTTTGATCTGGCGGACTTGGTGTGCATCTGCTCGCCAGGGGTAAAGAAGAATATCCCTGAAGCGGAGCGGTTTTCACCCGAGCGGTTGACCGAAGATATCTGTAAGCGGGGCAGGGCGGCCCATCATTTTGATGATCCCGGCCAGGTGGTTGACTTTCTTGCCCCGGCGCTTAAACCCAACGATCTGGTTCTCGTGATGTCCAACGGCGGGTTTGGAAATATTCACCAGCGTATTCTGGAGCGGTTGGGGTGA
- a CDS encoding hemerythrin domain-containing protein, which produces MTNTIEWDKKYGVDVPELDESRKQLMEMFNTLIGMKTKKGGNKDVANLVTDINDYSKILFSQEEKVLGKKGYPDLDVHAKSHRRFVKKAIGLRREIAEDVDNLSLEDILALRDLLIRHFELADTLFIPFLRIHSYVDECESKK; this is translated from the coding sequence ATGACCAATACGATTGAGTGGGATAAAAAATACGGCGTTGATGTGCCTGAACTGGATGAAAGCCGCAAGCAGCTTATGGAGATGTTTAATACCCTTATCGGTATGAAGACGAAGAAGGGCGGCAATAAGGATGTCGCTAATCTGGTTACCGATATCAACGATTACAGTAAGATTCTTTTTTCACAGGAAGAAAAAGTGCTTGGGAAAAAAGGATATCCGGATCTTGATGTCCATGCAAAGTCCCACCGCCGGTTTGTCAAAAAAGCCATCGGCCTGCGTCGTGAAATCGCAGAAGATGTGGATAACCTGTCACTTGAAGATATTCTGGCGTTGCGGGACTTGCTTATCAGGCATTTTGAATTGGCGGATACGCTGTTTATTCCTTTTTTAAGAATCCACAGTTATGTGGATGAGTGTGAAAGTAAAAAATGA